A window of the Brumimicrobium sp. genome harbors these coding sequences:
- a CDS encoding DUF1987 domain-containing protein — protein sequence MENFKLEGTSKTPAVDFNAANGILELKGRSIPENSVEFYQQLNNWVTEYGNTPHATTVFNVKLEYFNTSSSKCLLDFFKLLEKLNEKGTSVEIKWFYEEDDEDMEEAGEDYNAIVSLPFTKVAVKEI from the coding sequence ATGGAAAACTTTAAACTAGAAGGAACTTCAAAAACACCAGCTGTTGATTTTAATGCCGCTAATGGCATACTCGAATTAAAAGGAAGATCTATTCCTGAAAATTCAGTTGAATTTTATCAACAGTTAAATAATTGGGTTACCGAATACGGAAATACTCCTCATGCTACTACTGTTTTCAATGTTAAGTTAGAGTACTTCAATACTTCTTCTTCTAAATGCTTATTGGATTTCTTTAAATTGCTAGAAAAACTAAATGAAAAGGGGACTTCTGTAGAGATCAAATGGTTTTATGAAGAGGATGATGAGGATATGGAAGAAGCCGGAGAAGATTATAACGCAATTGTTTCTTTACCTTTTACCAAAGTAGCAGTAAAGGAAATCTAA
- the lipA gene encoding lipoyl synthase codes for MSATEEIQPEKIRKPKWLRVKLPTGESYKKVRQIVDEHQLHTICESGNCPNMGECWGYGTATFMILGNICTRSCGFCAVKTGKPEAVDIYEPGKVARSIKLMGVKHAVITSVDRDDLKDGGANIWAQTIRAIRAQSPGTTLETLIPDFAGKWENLKIVTDEAPEVVSHNVETVRRLTKEVRIQAKYDRSLEALFRIKKSGMRTKSGIMLGLGETHEEILETMDDLRSVGVDIITLGQYLQPTPKHLPVQEFVTPERFEEYRIRGLEMGFRYVESGPLVRSSYHAERHVFDLKNPVE; via the coding sequence ATGTCAGCAACAGAAGAAATACAGCCGGAAAAAATCAGAAAGCCTAAATGGTTACGTGTTAAATTGCCAACCGGAGAGAGTTATAAGAAAGTGCGTCAAATTGTTGATGAGCATCAATTGCATACTATCTGTGAGAGTGGAAATTGCCCAAATATGGGTGAATGCTGGGGATATGGTACAGCAACATTTATGATTTTAGGGAATATTTGTACACGTTCTTGCGGCTTTTGTGCTGTTAAAACTGGAAAACCTGAAGCTGTCGATATATATGAACCAGGCAAAGTTGCACGTTCTATTAAATTGATGGGAGTGAAGCATGCTGTCATTACGTCTGTTGACAGAGATGATTTGAAAGATGGAGGTGCTAATATTTGGGCACAAACAATTCGCGCAATTCGAGCTCAATCTCCTGGAACAACTTTGGAAACACTTATTCCAGATTTTGCTGGAAAATGGGAAAATTTGAAGATAGTTACTGATGAGGCACCTGAAGTAGTTTCACATAATGTTGAAACGGTAAGGCGTTTGACTAAAGAAGTTCGTATTCAAGCAAAATATGATAGAAGTTTAGAAGCTTTATTTCGTATAAAAAAATCAGGAATGCGTACGAAATCAGGTATTATGCTTGGTTTAGGCGAAACTCACGAAGAGATTTTAGAAACAATGGATGATCTTCGTTCTGTAGGGGTTGATATTATTACCTTAGGGCAATATTTACAGCCAACTCCAAAACATTTGCCTGTACAAGAATTTGTTACCCCTGAGCGTTTTGAAGAATACCGCATTCGTGGATTAGAAATGGGCTTTAGATATGTAGAATCTGGGCCTTTGGTACGTTCTTCATATCATGCGGAACGGCACGTTTTTGATTTAAAGAATCCAGTAGAATAG
- the coaE gene encoding dephospho-CoA kinase (Dephospho-CoA kinase (CoaE) performs the final step in coenzyme A biosynthesis.): protein MLQIGITGGIGSGKSTVARIISQMGYPIFDSDKEAKKIMISDPQVIKQIKGVFGERAYNDKQLNRSFIAQKIFNDSNLKIAINNIVHPAVREHFKTWCKNQTTSLVFNESAIMFETGAYTQFDYTILIRAQLDIRIQRVVARDNLTEDEVLKRIQSQWTDIERSKLASFIIDNNADSDLQAQTEQVIKKLLALTN, encoded by the coding sequence ATGCTCCAAATTGGAATAACCGGAGGAATAGGTTCAGGGAAGTCCACTGTTGCACGTATTATTTCCCAAATGGGATATCCTATCTTTGATTCTGATAAAGAAGCAAAGAAAATTATGATTAGTGACCCTCAAGTTATAAAGCAAATTAAAGGCGTCTTTGGAGAAAGAGCTTATAATGATAAGCAACTAAATCGCTCATTTATAGCGCAAAAGATATTTAATGATTCAAATTTAAAAATAGCAATAAACAACATCGTTCATCCTGCGGTGCGAGAGCATTTTAAAACATGGTGTAAAAATCAAACAACTTCGCTAGTGTTTAATGAATCTGCTATCATGTTTGAAACAGGAGCATATACTCAATTTGATTACACTATTCTAATTCGTGCCCAACTCGATATTCGTATTCAGCGTGTAGTTGCACGAGATAATTTGACTGAAGACGAAGTATTGAAAAGAATACAAAGTCAATGGACAGACATAGAAAGGAGTAAGTTAGCCTCATTTATAATAGATAATAATGCAGACTCTGATTTACAAGCACAAACAGAGCAAGTTATTAAGAAATTACTTGCTCTAACCAACTAA
- a CDS encoding class I SAM-dependent methyltransferase produces the protein MYFKVIKLAQNSEWFERWFNTPYYHILYKDRDESEAEELIRNLIRVLHPKKEDKILDLACGKGRHAIFLNKMGYDVTGVDLSAESIHEAKKSENNSLCFDVHDMREVYKENAYQFVLNLFTSFGYFENFADNARVLNAIYKMLTPDGIFVLDFMNLTHVLKNLVVEEEKNVDGILFHITRKCDGVFLYKDIRFQDKGKEFYFQEKVQAITKLDLEILLEVNNFKILNTFGDFNLSAFNEDKSDRLIFIAQKK, from the coding sequence TTGTATTTTAAAGTTATAAAATTGGCTCAAAACTCAGAATGGTTTGAAAGATGGTTTAACACCCCTTATTATCATATCTTGTATAAAGATAGGGATGAATCAGAAGCAGAAGAATTAATCCGAAATTTAATACGGGTATTACATCCTAAAAAAGAAGATAAGATATTAGATCTAGCTTGTGGCAAAGGACGTCATGCTATTTTTTTAAATAAAATGGGATATGATGTCACAGGGGTTGATTTATCAGCCGAAAGTATTCATGAAGCGAAAAAATCAGAAAATAATAGCTTGTGTTTTGATGTGCATGATATGCGAGAAGTTTATAAAGAAAATGCCTATCAATTTGTGTTGAATCTCTTTACAAGTTTTGGGTATTTTGAAAACTTTGCGGATAATGCGCGGGTGCTGAATGCTATTTATAAAATGCTTACACCCGACGGTATATTTGTATTGGATTTTATGAATTTAACTCATGTGTTGAAAAACCTAGTTGTAGAAGAAGAAAAAAATGTGGATGGTATTTTATTTCATATAACTAGAAAATGTGATGGGGTATTTTTATACAAAGACATACGTTTTCAAGATAAAGGTAAAGAATTTTATTTTCAAGAGAAAGTACAAGCGATTACTAAATTGGATTTAGAAATTTTATTGGAAGTTAATAACTTCAAAATATTGAATACCTTTGGCGACTTCAATTTATCAGCATTTAATGAAGATAAATCAGATCGTTTAATATTTATAGCGCAAAAGAAATGA
- a CDS encoding ZIP family metal transporter, translating to MNWIIGIILLILSVLLGGAIVVYLQHFNRERLIKILLSLSGGFLLAIAFVHFIPEIYANHTSNIGYYILLGFLFQLLLEYFSKGIEHGHIHAEKTNGAIPWSLFLALSIHAFFEGIPLEAHLSGAHEVIEHFHTGHEHVVMKSLLLGIILHKIPMAIALMTLLLNSGFSKLKAWMVVGVFSLMAPSGMLFGRLGVGAENLEIILAIVVGMFLHISTTIIFESSENHRFNFIKLVSLLAGVGLAILVI from the coding sequence ATGAATTGGATAATAGGAATCATACTTTTAATTTTGTCCGTACTGTTAGGGGGAGCAATAGTTGTGTATTTGCAACACTTCAACAGAGAAAGACTGATTAAAATATTGCTTTCGTTGAGTGGTGGATTCTTGTTAGCTATTGCATTTGTTCATTTTATTCCAGAAATTTATGCAAATCACACATCCAATATTGGGTATTATATACTTTTGGGCTTTTTATTTCAACTTTTATTGGAGTATTTTTCCAAAGGTATAGAGCATGGACATATTCATGCTGAGAAAACGAATGGAGCAATTCCTTGGTCATTATTTTTGGCACTGAGTATTCATGCATTTTTTGAAGGCATCCCCCTTGAGGCTCATCTGTCAGGAGCTCATGAAGTGATAGAGCATTTTCACACAGGTCATGAACACGTTGTAATGAAAAGCCTTTTACTTGGAATTATCTTGCATAAGATCCCAATGGCTATTGCTTTGATGACACTTTTGCTTAACTCAGGATTCTCTAAGTTGAAGGCATGGATGGTAGTCGGAGTTTTTTCTTTAATGGCACCTTCTGGAATGTTATTTGGCCGTTTAGGGGTAGGTGCTGAGAATTTAGAAATTATTCTAGCGATTGTCGTAGGAATGTTTTTACATATCTCTACTACTATTATCTTTGAATCTAGCGAAAATCACAGATTTAATTTTATTAAACTAGTGAGCTTATTAGCTGGTGTCGGACTAGCTATTCTTGTGATTTAA
- a CDS encoding S46 family peptidase, whose protein sequence is MKKFRIILLISFVFSFSFAEEGMIIPSILEAFESDMKAMGMKISAQDIYDVNNSSIKDAIIHFGGGCTSEIISTKGLILTNYHCGYSQIYAHSTVENNIADKGFWAKSLLDELPNLDLTATRIVRIQDVTALVLRGVNGLSNSEAYQLMQKNMALIKAEATKGTYFEAEVKAFDFGNSYFLMVKETFKDVRLVGAPPKTIGKFGGDTDNWVWPRHTGDFSVFRIYVDKNNQPAEYSTENIPYTPLYHLPISLKDREDNEFSMIFGFPGFTEQHTISTELSFIIDTLRPTQIKMRDLSIAVMDEAMRHSQQVEINYAPKQARVANAWKKWQGQILGLKAENALEKKITYEETYINKVKENPEWEKKYGKVVDELRKLSNQYNKADFIYNIYSEYAYSGAEVFDRARVVDELLDLYRQGKKEELSKAIEKQKQSLTGFYNKYNASIDGEIFLAQTEYYKSIIDINFLPPSMIKNTPQKLKTTIYSKSFLVNQKKFLDVLEHFEKYAKKKIAKDPGYLLFTELEDIFVSKLLGDLRIYYSSKNQLMKEYVAGKYEMFPQDKHWADANNTMRLSYGKVEGSYPKDGMHYTSHTTLKGIIEKNNTGLEDFELEPRMLELFNQKKYGAYAQNGELWVCFTSSLHTTGGNSGSPVIDGNGYLIGINFDRSWESTMSDYFFDSSRCRNISVDIRYVLWVIDIYGEASHLINEMTLIK, encoded by the coding sequence ATGAAAAAGTTTAGAATAATTCTACTAATCTCTTTCGTATTCTCTTTCTCATTTGCAGAAGAGGGAATGATTATTCCTTCCATTTTGGAAGCATTTGAATCAGACATGAAAGCTATGGGAATGAAAATCTCAGCCCAAGATATATATGATGTAAATAATTCTAGTATCAAAGATGCTATTATACATTTTGGTGGTGGTTGTACTTCTGAAATTATTTCTACAAAAGGATTAATCCTTACCAATTATCACTGCGGCTATTCTCAAATATATGCGCACTCAACTGTAGAAAATAATATTGCTGATAAAGGTTTCTGGGCTAAGTCATTACTAGACGAATTACCAAATTTAGACCTTACAGCTACCCGCATTGTACGTATCCAAGATGTTACTGCCTTAGTTTTAAGAGGCGTTAATGGCTTAAGCAATTCCGAAGCCTATCAACTTATGCAAAAAAACATGGCTCTTATAAAAGCAGAAGCAACAAAAGGGACATATTTTGAGGCTGAAGTAAAAGCTTTTGACTTTGGGAATAGCTATTTTCTTATGGTTAAGGAAACCTTTAAAGACGTTAGATTGGTCGGTGCTCCCCCTAAAACTATCGGAAAGTTTGGTGGTGACACAGATAACTGGGTTTGGCCTCGCCATACCGGTGATTTCTCAGTATTCCGAATTTATGTGGATAAAAATAATCAACCCGCTGAGTATAGCACAGAGAATATCCCTTATACACCACTCTATCATTTGCCTATTTCATTAAAAGATAGAGAAGATAATGAATTCTCTATGATCTTTGGATTTCCTGGTTTTACAGAACAACATACAATCAGCACCGAACTGTCTTTCATTATTGATACATTAAGACCCACTCAAATCAAGATGCGTGACTTATCCATTGCTGTAATGGATGAGGCCATGAGACATTCACAACAAGTAGAGATCAATTACGCCCCAAAACAAGCACGTGTAGCAAATGCATGGAAAAAATGGCAAGGTCAAATCTTAGGTCTTAAGGCTGAAAATGCCTTAGAAAAGAAAATTACATACGAGGAGACATATATAAACAAAGTGAAGGAAAACCCAGAATGGGAAAAGAAATATGGTAAAGTGGTAGATGAACTCAGAAAGTTATCTAATCAATATAACAAAGCTGATTTTATTTATAATATCTATTCGGAATATGCTTACTCGGGAGCCGAAGTTTTTGATAGAGCTCGAGTGGTTGATGAACTCTTAGATTTGTATCGCCAAGGAAAAAAAGAAGAACTCAGCAAAGCTATTGAGAAACAGAAACAAAGTTTGACAGGTTTTTACAACAAGTACAATGCTTCCATCGATGGAGAAATTTTTTTAGCTCAAACCGAATATTATAAATCAATTATTGATATCAATTTCCTACCTCCTAGTATGATTAAAAATACACCTCAAAAACTTAAAACAACTATTTACTCCAAATCTTTCTTAGTAAACCAAAAGAAATTTCTAGACGTACTCGAACATTTTGAAAAATATGCTAAAAAGAAAATAGCAAAAGATCCCGGATATCTTCTATTTACAGAACTGGAAGATATATTTGTTTCCAAATTACTTGGGGATTTACGTATCTACTATTCATCCAAGAATCAGCTCATGAAAGAATATGTAGCAGGAAAATACGAAATGTTCCCTCAAGATAAACATTGGGCTGATGCCAATAATACAATGAGGCTATCTTACGGTAAAGTGGAAGGCTCCTATCCAAAAGATGGAATGCATTATACATCCCACACTACTTTAAAAGGAATTATTGAAAAAAACAACACTGGATTAGAAGACTTTGAATTAGAACCTAGAATGCTTGAATTATTCAATCAAAAGAAATATGGAGCGTATGCTCAAAATGGTGAATTATGGGTATGCTTCACTAGTTCGTTGCACACAACAGGCGGAAATTCAGGCTCACCTGTTATTGATGGCAATGGCTATCTTATAGGCATCAACTTTGACCGTTCTTGGGAAAGCACTATGAGTGATTATTTCTTTGATTCATCAAGATGTCGTAATATCTCAGTAGATATTCGTTATGTTTTATGGGTAATAGATATTTATGGTGAGGCTTCTCATTTAATAAATGAAATGACACTCATAAAATAA
- a CDS encoding OsmC family protein, giving the protein MKNITSTSKYLGNLRIASTHVKSGTVIETDAPVDNNGKGTRFSPTDMVANAYMNCMITIIGIYCDQHGINFQHCEGEVEKIMESNPRRIGALNISLNLSGNGWSADEIKRIEAAGRACPVAKSVSPEMKVNIEFKY; this is encoded by the coding sequence ATGAAAAATATAACATCTACCTCTAAATACCTTGGGAATTTAAGAATTGCCTCTACACATGTTAAATCAGGAACTGTGATTGAAACAGACGCACCAGTTGATAATAATGGAAAAGGAACCCGTTTCTCTCCTACCGATATGGTTGCTAATGCTTATATGAATTGTATGATTACCATTATTGGCATATATTGTGATCAACATGGAATCAACTTTCAACATTGTGAAGGAGAAGTAGAAAAAATTATGGAAAGCAACCCTAGAAGAATCGGTGCATTAAATATTTCATTAAATCTTAGTGGAAACGGCTGGTCAGCAGATGAAATAAAGCGAATTGAAGCCGCAGGAAGAGCATGTCCGGTTGCGAAAAGTGTTTCTCCTGAAATGAAAGTTAACATTGAATTTAAATATTAA
- the tsf gene encoding translation elongation factor Ts: MMVITASLVNELRQKTGAGMMDCKNALVEANGDFEAAMDILRKKGQKIASKRGDNEAKEGLIYADAKGEKGYIIQFNCETDFVAKNEDFGKFVQEILAIGVKNDVDNIDTLKSLKFNDKLTIEEKIVEQTGVIGEKLDLSKFERVIATSVVAYNHPGNQLATLVGFNKSGANIEEAGKQIAMQVAAMNPIAITAEGVDQKTIDHELEIAKELAIQEGKPADMAEKIAQGRLNKFFKESTLLSQEFVRNNKQTVEAFLNSVESGLTVNEFKRYSLSL; encoded by the coding sequence ATTATGGTAATTACAGCAAGTTTAGTAAACGAACTAAGACAAAAGACTGGAGCAGGAATGATGGACTGCAAAAATGCATTAGTTGAGGCTAATGGTGATTTTGAAGCAGCTATGGATATCCTAAGAAAGAAAGGACAAAAAATTGCATCTAAACGTGGAGACAATGAGGCGAAAGAAGGCCTTATTTACGCTGATGCAAAAGGAGAAAAAGGATATATTATCCAATTCAATTGTGAAACTGACTTCGTGGCTAAAAATGAAGATTTTGGAAAATTTGTTCAAGAAATTCTAGCTATTGGAGTTAAAAATGATGTAGATAATATAGATACTTTAAAGTCTTTAAAGTTTAATGACAAATTAACTATTGAAGAGAAAATAGTAGAGCAAACAGGTGTTATTGGTGAAAAATTAGATCTTTCAAAATTTGAGAGAGTTATTGCTACTTCAGTTGTTGCTTACAATCACCCAGGAAATCAATTAGCTACTTTAGTTGGTTTCAATAAGAGTGGAGCTAACATTGAGGAAGCTGGAAAACAAATCGCTATGCAAGTAGCTGCGATGAATCCAATTGCTATTACAGCTGAAGGAGTTGACCAAAAAACAATTGATCATGAACTTGAGATTGCTAAAGAATTAGCTATTCAAGAAGGAAAACCAGCTGACATGGCTGAGAAGATTGCTCAAGGGAGATTAAATAAATTCTTCAAAGAAAGCACTTTATTAAGTCAAGAGTTTGTTAGAAATAACAAACAAACAGTTGAGGCCTTCTTAAATTCAGTTGAATCTGGATTAACGGTTAATGAATTTAAACGCTATTCTTTAAGTTTATAA
- the pyrH gene encoding UMP kinase: protein MKYKRVLLKLSGEALMGDKEFGIDNDQLKHYAEQIKEITDLGVELSIVIGGGNIFRGVQAKEGGMDRTHGDYMGMLATMINAMALQAALENINIDSRLLSAIEMKEIAEPYIRRRAVRHLEKGRVVIFGAGTGNPYFTTDSAASLRAIEINADVIIKGTKVDGIYTRDPKKDPNATKYDTISFDEVYSNGLNVMDMTAFTLCKENNLPIIVFDINKKGNLKKIVLGESVGTIVA from the coding sequence ATGAAATACAAAAGAGTTCTACTTAAGTTAAGCGGCGAAGCGCTCATGGGTGATAAAGAATTTGGAATTGATAATGACCAACTCAAGCATTATGCAGAACAAATTAAAGAAATCACTGATTTAGGAGTAGAATTGAGTATTGTTATTGGCGGTGGAAATATTTTCAGAGGAGTACAAGCAAAAGAAGGAGGAATGGACAGAACCCATGGAGATTACATGGGAATGTTGGCAACCATGATTAATGCAATGGCACTTCAAGCAGCATTGGAAAATATAAATATCGACTCTCGTCTTTTATCTGCTATTGAAATGAAAGAGATTGCAGAACCATATATACGAAGACGTGCTGTAAGACACCTTGAAAAAGGAAGAGTAGTTATATTCGGTGCAGGAACTGGAAACCCATATTTTACTACAGATTCTGCAGCATCACTCCGTGCCATCGAAATCAATGCAGACGTGATTATTAAAGGAACAAAAGTGGATGGAATCTACACCAGAGATCCTAAAAAAGATCCAAATGCAACCAAATATGATACAATATCTTTTGATGAAGTATATTCAAATGGATTAAATGTGATGGATATGACCGCATTCACACTTTGTAAAGAGAATAATCTACCTATTATCGTGTTTGATATAAACAAAAAAGGTAACCTAAAGAAAATAGTATTAGGAGAAAGCGTGGGCACCATTGTAGCATAA
- the dcm gene encoding DNA (cytosine-5-)-methyltransferase gives MVMNEYLTISEAAKLLNKSTKTLRRWDEEGKLTAVREPMSNYRVYRKVEVQTLFAEFLNDDIEETISNFVEPDHEYKVLELFAGAGGLALGMEKAGLKCVALNEIDKYACGTLRKNRPNWKVMEGDIKNFNFSEYHNQVDVVTGGFPCQAFSYAGKRLGFEDARGTLFYEFARVVKEVNPPICIGENVKGLLSHDNGKTIQGMISILDEIGYNVVPVEVLKAINYKVPQKRERLILVGIRKDIELKYEYPKPYKKIYNLKDALRKGELFDTNVPKSVGAKYPESKKVVLDLVPPKGYWRDLPIDIQKDFMGASFHLGGGKTGMARRIGWDEPCLTLTCSPAQKQTERCHPDETRPFTVREYARIQTFPDDWQFSGPMAQQYKQIGNAVPVNLGREVGYSIIRFLNDYYSLSNPK, from the coding sequence TTGGTTATGAATGAATATTTAACAATTTCAGAAGCTGCAAAACTGCTAAATAAAAGTACAAAAACGCTTCGTAGGTGGGATGAAGAAGGTAAGTTAACAGCTGTTCGTGAACCTATGAGTAATTATAGAGTTTATAGGAAAGTGGAAGTACAAACCTTATTTGCCGAGTTTCTAAATGATGATATTGAAGAAACAATTTCCAATTTTGTTGAACCTGACCACGAGTATAAAGTTTTAGAACTCTTTGCTGGTGCTGGCGGCTTAGCTCTTGGGATGGAAAAGGCTGGTTTAAAATGCGTTGCACTTAATGAAATTGATAAATATGCTTGCGGAACTTTGAGGAAAAATCGCCCAAATTGGAAGGTGATGGAGGGAGATATAAAAAATTTTAACTTCTCTGAATATCATAATCAAGTAGATGTTGTTACGGGTGGTTTCCCTTGTCAGGCATTTAGCTATGCTGGAAAAAGATTGGGGTTTGAGGATGCAAGAGGAACCTTATTTTATGAATTTGCACGTGTTGTCAAAGAAGTTAACCCTCCCATTTGTATTGGTGAAAATGTCAAAGGCCTTTTGAGTCACGACAACGGAAAAACAATTCAAGGGATGATTTCTATTTTAGATGAAATAGGCTATAATGTTGTTCCTGTCGAAGTTTTAAAAGCAATTAATTATAAAGTTCCACAAAAAAGAGAACGATTGATTTTAGTAGGAATTAGAAAAGATATTGAGTTAAAATACGAATATCCAAAACCTTATAAGAAGATTTACAATCTAAAGGATGCTTTGAGAAAAGGAGAATTATTTGACACCAATGTTCCCAAGTCAGTTGGTGCGAAATATCCAGAAAGTAAGAAAGTAGTTTTGGATTTAGTTCCGCCAAAAGGATATTGGAGAGATTTGCCTATTGATATTCAGAAAGATTTTATGGGAGCAAGTTTTCATTTAGGTGGTGGGAAAACTGGAATGGCAAGGCGAATAGGCTGGGATGAACCTTGTTTAACATTGACTTGCAGCCCTGCACAAAAGCAAACAGAAAGGTGTCATCCTGATGAAACTCGTCCATTCACTGTTCGTGAATATGCCCGAATTCAAACTTTTCCTGATGATTGGCAATTTTCAGGTCCAATGGCACAACAATATAAACAAATTGGAAATGCTGTTCCTGTTAACTTAGGGCGAGAAGTTGGTTATTCAATTATTAGATTTTTGAATGATTATTATAGCTTATCAAATCCTAAATAA
- a CDS encoding SiaB family protein kinase — protein METIEQLYKSVKEEKALFSFVGVVTPDVISSVFYAVKSKLDEDETALKIKKRVFNILVECMQNLFHHTIDVDSQFAKLLKNNDVLKTSFFQIIQKGESYEITSGNFVSVQDEENLKERLEKINAMDSESLKEAYRQTLEKGSLSSKGTAGLGFLDIARKSGNKLGFDFKHLDKNLSFFILNIKIN, from the coding sequence TTGGAGACTATAGAACAACTATATAAATCAGTAAAAGAAGAGAAAGCTCTTTTTTCATTTGTTGGTGTTGTTACTCCAGATGTCATCTCTTCTGTATTTTACGCAGTTAAATCTAAACTAGATGAAGATGAAACGGCTTTAAAAATAAAGAAAAGAGTATTCAATATATTGGTAGAATGTATGCAAAATTTATTTCATCATACTATAGATGTTGATTCACAATTCGCAAAGCTCTTGAAGAATAATGATGTTTTAAAAACATCTTTTTTTCAAATCATCCAAAAAGGGGAATCCTATGAAATCACTTCAGGCAATTTTGTTAGTGTCCAGGATGAAGAAAATTTAAAGGAAAGATTAGAGAAAATAAATGCCATGGACAGTGAAAGTCTAAAAGAAGCATATAGACAAACATTGGAAAAAGGCTCATTATCAAGTAAAGGCACTGCGGGTCTTGGCTTCTTGGACATAGCTCGAAAATCAGGTAATAAACTGGGATTTGATTTTAAACATTTAGACAAGAACCTCAGTTTCTTTATCTTAAACATTAAAATAAATTAA
- the frr gene encoding ribosome recycling factor — protein sequence MIEEINMAKSEFKEANNNTLNHLDTELRKIRAGKATPSMLDGVMVDYYGSKSPLQQVANIGTLDARTLTVQPWEKGILSECAKAIINANLGLAPQDNGEMLIISIPILTEERRKDLAKMAKAEGENAKISVRNNRKDALDFIKELKNEGLSEDEMKTAETDIQDITNIFIKKIDDLISAKEKDIMTL from the coding sequence ATGATTGAGGAAATAAATATGGCTAAAAGCGAATTCAAGGAAGCTAATAACAATACGTTAAATCACTTAGATACTGAACTAAGAAAGATTCGCGCAGGTAAAGCTACTCCTAGCATGTTAGATGGTGTAATGGTAGATTATTATGGAAGTAAATCACCTCTTCAACAAGTTGCTAATATTGGGACATTAGATGCTCGTACTTTAACTGTTCAGCCATGGGAAAAAGGTATTTTAAGTGAATGTGCCAAAGCAATCATTAATGCAAATTTAGGTTTAGCACCACAAGATAACGGTGAAATGCTGATAATCAGTATCCCTATTCTAACTGAAGAAAGAAGAAAGGATTTAGCAAAAATGGCAAAAGCAGAAGGAGAAAATGCCAAAATTAGTGTTCGAAATAATCGTAAGGATGCCTTAGATTTTATTAAAGAATTAAAGAATGAAGGTCTTTCTGAAGATGAAATGAAAACAGCTGAAACCGATATTCAAGATATCACTAATATCTTTATCAAGAAAATTGATGATTTAATTTCAGCAAAGGAGAAAGATATTATGACGTTATAA